The following is a genomic window from Phaseolus vulgaris cultivar G19833 chromosome 6, P. vulgaris v2.0, whole genome shotgun sequence.
CCAAGGGCTTAGCTTGGCAAGAGCATTGCAGTGTGCTCCCTTCAAAATTCTACTCAGATATCAATTGATAGGCTGTAGTTAATTATGACATTCCAAACTAATGAATTAAACCCTCTACAAAATGTTCGGGCTACCTGTTGAGTTTTATATCACGTCCCTTTCCAGAATATAAAATTCACCCAGTAGAGTCTAAACTACAATTTATGGCTGTTCATTGATTGGAGAGAAGCCATAggtgtatttaatttttactgaataaaattttgatttcagTGAATATGGTAGAATAAGGCCAAAACTCTATATTAAAGGCTTctagttattatattaaattttgtattgtCATTCACCGTGTGGAAGCATATGCTTTGCAGCATTCCGTTCTCTGTTGATGACTTAGCAAAGTCGAAGGAACTGATCGATGTCTCTGATTTAGAGCCCCCACCACTATTACATGAAAACACTGGCTTTAGTTTTCTGTTGCCACGCCCAGACGGACAGATTTCCTAGCAGAATTGACCGAATGCCACTCTTACCATTGTCCAGACATCAAATCATATTTAGTTAGAGTTTCTTACGGAGAAACTGATCTTTTTTTCTGCTTTCGTCTGCACAAAGAATATTGTATTCATAAGAAATTTATCTCTTGGTAGTTTGAAAAGGGGATTTTCTGGGTGGGAGTCAAAAGCATAAAAGTCCTTTTCCATAAAAATTTCCCCATCCTTTTTATCCACATTTCTCATTCACTGGTACCTTCTTTTTCATAGGATAAGATTTTGTACTTGAAGGATAGGAATTTTACCAACACAATACATTGTTTATGGACTTTATAGATTTACttactttttcattttattttattactttcgAGTTCTATTTTAACCTGTTACTGTTACAATAAATTTTGATGTTCTTTTAATAATAAGCCAAGAATAAGGGCCCAGATTAGTTCATGACATTACAAGTAtcgataattttatttaatatgattttttaatgtTCGCTTAGACtttgattttttgaaaatttatttactgtaatattttctaataaaaatgAACGACTTTACGGAACTACAAATTAAGGTTAAAAAACGGGTGAGTGACGAATACTTATAATTTTACAATAATCTAAAGAGGTCACTATCTGTCTATCACATCTCGCAATATCTTGttattcttatatataattaGGCCTTTTCCATTTTATTTCCTTTATGCTTTTTCACttgtttacttttaaaaaataggCATGGattaagaaatataattaacGTTTTTATCATGTAATGATTGAACTTTCTAATATGACAGACATTAACCATTACTTCTCCTATGTGATAtaaatgttaaattttaaaataagcaTAGAGGAGAACatgattaagaaaataaaattagcaTTAGCTCGAAGTTTTAAATAAACACATAATGTTTGTATAAAAATAGATAAACTGGAAACACACGGGAGAACATGATATTATTATACGCATgcaattatgtaaaaataacaTTATCAGCATTGCTGTTCACTTCGAGTACGAGAACTCGGACACATTTGAAGAATCACGTTTTCTTTAACACAAAACagcaatttaaaaaaagaaaaacagcattTAAAAACCTTATATATCTCCCCCATCCCCTAGAATTTTTAGTACTCATAATCACATTCTTACATTTAAATGTAATGATAACAactttttatctatttttttctcattcttttCACAGCTCCAAACTAGAAAAGataaaatttcttatttttttactcTTGCATTTTTGTCCATCCAAACAacatttctattttaatttatttttctactaTTATTTATATCCTTATTTTTTACTTCTCCATTTCACTATTAATTTAAACAAAGCATTACCTTACTcggtttaaattttttatacaaaattttataaatttttttaaaaaattaaaataaaattgaaaaaaataatccaAAACACCCTTAATCTTTAAAGAGACGAGTGTATGAGTAACAACAAATGCTTACCCTTACTTTCATACTTAGCACTAAAGGACCCCAAAAAGGATTGGGGTTTTAACTAGTATTCATACTAGAAGTTCCACAAGATCCCAAATCTGTACCACCAGCATTTCTTCTAGGAAAAGACTGGAGAACATATAAAAAGGGAATATTTTTCATTGTTTTGATAACACAGCAACCTACCAGCATGTACACCACCGAATCTATAAGAGAAGTGCAGGTCCTACTATGGCTAGACTTCAAAACGAACTACTATGCTAAAAGCTTAAGACCCGTTTACTTCTGTTTTCATCCTCTGTTCCATGTTTAATTTACAAAACTGCCGTTGTTTTCACAGTTTTCTGTAGAAAGCTTTCATAACAGGAAACAAATTGAAATTATGCCGACAGTTTtgtaaattaaaagtaaaaacataaaatgaaaatagaaagaAGTAAATAAGCCCCTAAATTTGTCTTGTTTCATGTCGTCACGACGCACAGGATGCGTTTGGCCAAGATGGTAGAAAGTAAGGAACTATTTTGCTAGATTCCCAAGAAATGGAACCTCCTCGACCCTGATAATTAACAATTTCCACCGTTTTGGTCTCTAAATCACACAGCAAAATGTTCCACCCTGACCTTATGAAGACAGATGTAGAATTCCGTGGAAGGAATGACAGTAGCTGGGTTTCTTTAGAATGTGTGCTTAAAGATGGCATCTGCTTCCAtaatactttaaaatttaatctcCACCTCAGAACCCACTTGTACTTCAGACGAATACAGTTGCAGTAGATGGATGAGTTGTTGGGTTCTGGTTCCTTCTCAAGCATCCATATCTCCACACCAATGTTATTGCTCTGACCATACTGCAAAACCCCATCCGATGACTCCCCAAGAACAGATTCCTCATGCTCACGTGTTAACGCGCCCATTGGTAGTCTAATCAAAGCTATATACCTGTCTCCAAGACGAGGATCATAAATGGCAAGTTTTCCCCATATTGCAAACCAGTGTACAACCCCTCCAACCACCATGCCTGCTGTCCTTGGCCGCAATGCAAAAGATGTTGAGCACATCAGAGTGGATTGCTTCCATTTTCCAGTCTTTGATGAGTACGTCTCAATTGAGACAGTATTGCGTTCCTTAAGCTTGCATTCACATCTTGCACGGATCACCTTGTAGCATGCCTCACCATCAAGACATTCCTCAACAATCAATGCCATGCACAGAACTTTATAGAACTGCTGAGGTTCTGGGAGTTGATACTTTTGCTTGGAGACGGTATTGTACACATAATATGTCTTTGGATGCAAGCCAGAAAGAATAATGCCATTGGAACTATCAACGAAATACCCACAACGTTTGAGGATTCCAGAGTGTTTCAAATCATCACCCTCTCCACAAGTGGACAAGAACGGAAGGGCAGGCTCCCAACGAGGGCGACGGTAGCCGTCCCTAGGTCTTCCAAGATATAAAAAGTTGCATACAAAAAACCCCACAAGTCTGAAACTTTGTCCCCATCGTCTGGTGTAGCCTTGACGAAAAGAAGGACTGGATATTACTCGCAGCCATATTTTTGATACAATAATTAATTTGTACACAGTTGATGGTGGTATCCGAAGTAGGATCTCATGCAGGATGTCATCACAATTAAGTGCAGAGCCATTAACACTGATTCGTTTCATCTTCTCCATTCTTGTCAGTCAAGTTATATCCTGCTAGGCACAAACTAACAGCATTTTCAGAAGAGCCAAAGAGAAGAACAGATATCTATTAACTGATAATGGGATACATAAGTTCATTCATTGAtgataaaatgataaaaatcaaataaaataaccgCATGTTCATCATTGGTCTAGATTTTGCAACAGATGTCAAATTCAAAACCATTTCATTCGGACTCCAGATATCAGAGGAAAACCCACGAATTAACATCGCACTTTTTGTTTCCTGAAAGTTAAAAGTGAAACATATTCATGATATTCAACTCATTCTTCTACTTTTCTGAGGTTGATAAGTTACTAACATAACATGCAGGAGGTCATTTCCTAATCAACAAAAACTAATCAAAAGTCCATTTCGTTTGATGAAACCCACATGCATTTGCATAAAAAATTTGAACAGTAAATCCATCCCTTCTGCgaataaataaaatctaaaaCGGAAACTGAATAGCGCAGGATAATTGCATGCAAAGATTGTTCGAAACTTACAAGAAACGGAAATGGAAATTGGATTCACTCACCCATCAAATTTTGGGTTTCAAACCAGAGTGCTT
Proteins encoded in this region:
- the LOC137831814 gene encoding F-box protein At5g03970-like codes for the protein MEKMKRISVNGSALNCDDILHEILLRIPPSTVYKLIIVSKIWLRVISSPSFRQGYTRRWGQSFRLVGFFVCNFLYLGRPRDGYRRPRWEPALPFLSTCGEGDDLKHSGILKRCGYFVDSSNGIILSGLHPKTYYVYNTVSKQKYQLPEPQQFYKVLCMALIVEECLDGEACYKVIRARCECKLKERNTVSIETYSSKTGKWKQSTLMCSTSFALRPRTAGMVVGGVVHWFAIWGKLAIYDPRLGDRYIALIRLPMGALTREHEESVLGESSDGVLQYGQSNNIGVEIWMLEKEPEPNNSSIYCNCIRLKYKWVLRWRLNFKVLWKQMPSLSTHSKETQLLSFLPRNSTSVFIRSGWNILLCDLETKTVEIVNYQGRGGSISWESSKIVPYFLPSWPNASCAS